The proteins below are encoded in one region of Pseudonocardia sp. DSM 110487:
- a CDS encoding DUF4331 family protein, whose product MTVFPLAGPTALFSDAVEVRFRLRPVTVAGTRGEAHFAVGGDAEEIVFRTVFDEPDAAADDELAGQRGRCITPTGETVNVTVGDRGGGCGPGLRVFAGLASDPFIFDGASIMETLETGRMAFQDDRPNGLSGANVLALVIDVDRAQLGAGPLFAVVAETLSIGKRPVRLERVGRPEIKNIGMQWNAYDTVNRDVDIRDLYNEEDAFALGTHYLGAYRARLNANFRFYDGLDGKVDWPFTQNGNHPLTDLLLQDFLVVDISKPFTEDSYFEIEQAMLEGRDHTSCGGRSLNDDFLDTYYTLLINNGNGPRIRDSADQATVPASKTFPYVAPPNPAKTA is encoded by the coding sequence ATGACGGTGTTTCCGCTCGCCGGGCCGACTGCGCTGTTCTCCGACGCGGTCGAGGTCCGGTTCCGGTTGCGCCCGGTCACCGTCGCCGGGACGCGCGGTGAAGCGCACTTCGCGGTCGGCGGCGACGCTGAGGAGATCGTGTTCCGGACCGTCTTCGACGAGCCCGACGCCGCGGCGGACGACGAGCTTGCCGGGCAGCGGGGGCGGTGCATCACGCCGACGGGCGAGACGGTCAACGTGACGGTCGGCGACCGCGGCGGCGGGTGTGGGCCGGGGTTGCGCGTCTTCGCGGGGCTGGCGTCGGACCCGTTCATCTTCGACGGTGCCTCGATCATGGAGACCCTCGAGACCGGCCGGATGGCTTTCCAGGACGACCGGCCCAACGGTCTGTCGGGGGCGAACGTCCTGGCTCTGGTCATCGACGTGGACCGTGCGCAGCTCGGTGCCGGCCCGCTGTTCGCTGTGGTCGCCGAGACCCTCTCGATCGGGAAGCGCCCGGTCCGGCTCGAACGCGTCGGCCGCCCGGAGATCAAGAACATCGGCATGCAGTGGAACGCCTACGACACGGTCAACCGCGACGTCGACATCCGCGATCTCTACAACGAGGAAGACGCGTTCGCACTCGGCACGCACTACCTGGGCGCCTACCGCGCACGCCTGAACGCCAACTTCCGCTTCTACGACGGTCTCGACGGGAAGGTCGACTGGCCGTTCACGCAGAACGGCAACCACCCGCTGACGGATCTGTTGCTCCAGGACTTCCTCGTCGTGGACATCTCCAAGCCGTTCACCGAGGACAGCTACTTCGAGATCGAGCAGGCAATGCTCGAGGGCCGTGACCACACCAGCTGCGGTGGTCGCTCGCTCAACGACGACTTCCTCGACACCTACTACACGCTGCTGATCAACAATGGCAACGGTCCGCGGATCCGCGACAGCGCGGACCAGGCCACGGTTCCCGCGTCGAAGACTTTCCCGTATGTGGCGCCGCCGAACCCGGCGAAAACAGCCTGA
- a CDS encoding putative quinol monooxygenase: MAVVALLEVQVDAESLQTSYDIVRETLKDTRAFDGCLSADVLVDRDDPAHLVMMEKWESFEHDAAYRAWRAGPGAAVKLAAVLVGKPKLSVFAEHPEI, from the coding sequence ATGGCCGTCGTCGCTCTTCTCGAGGTTCAGGTCGACGCGGAGTCTCTCCAAACCTCGTACGACATCGTGCGCGAGACGCTGAAGGACACCAGGGCGTTCGATGGCTGTCTGTCCGCGGATGTGCTCGTCGACCGGGACGATCCGGCGCACCTGGTGATGATGGAGAAGTGGGAGTCCTTCGAGCACGATGCCGCGTACCGCGCGTGGCGCGCTGGTCCGGGAGCTGCGGTGAAACTCGCGGCGGTGCTCGTGGGCAAGCCGAAGCTCTCGGTCTTCGCTGAGCACCCGGAAATCTGA
- a CDS encoding xanthine dehydrogenase family protein molybdopterin-binding subunit, translated as MGTVGAEKSVGADVARVDGVAKVTGAARYAYEHPVRDALYLWPVQSTIAAGRVRVVDASSALAKPDVVAVLDSSSVPKLHPVEDPGLAVLQSEDVGYRGQIVAAVAARTLEAAREAAAAVRVVYDEVAHHVLLRPDDPAIYAPDTVNGGFAGTTERGDVDAALATAAAAVDVTYTTPPEHASPIEPHSTIAVWEGDTLTMYEATQGPWVAATTLAGLFGISVDNVHVVADHVGGGFGSKAVLRPPSVLAALAARAVGRPIKLAMTRQQMFPLVSYRTPTIQRIRLGADPDGRLVAVEHDSLQQSSRIREYCEQTVTATRVMYATSNLRTVHRLARLDMPTPSWMRAPGEAPGMFALESAMDELANVLGMDPVELRIINDAEVEPESRLAFSSRHLVACLREGARRFGWEGRDPTPGVRRDGPWLIGTGVASSHHPVHIRPSTASARANPDGTFLVRLAAVDIGTGSRTALTQVAADALLTTPERVTVELGRSVLPSAPLAGGSMGTASWGWAVTKACETLLGELDQRSGAIPSAGVEVAADTTEDVAQQKPLARHTFGAQFCQVRVGIETGQVLVDRLLGVFAAGQIVNARTARSQFLGSMVMGISMALHEGLEVDPRYGDFANRDLAGYHIAANADIRNLEAYWIEEHDEQNPMGVKGIGELGIVGTAAAVANAVHHATGIRVRTLPITLERVRRLPHDRSASTAPPGITIRA; from the coding sequence ATGGGGACAGTGGGCGCCGAGAAGAGCGTCGGCGCCGACGTGGCGCGGGTCGACGGCGTCGCAAAGGTCACCGGTGCCGCGCGATACGCCTACGAGCATCCGGTACGCGACGCCCTGTACCTGTGGCCGGTCCAGTCGACGATCGCGGCCGGGCGCGTGCGTGTCGTCGACGCGAGCTCGGCCTTGGCGAAACCGGACGTCGTCGCCGTGCTGGACAGCAGTTCGGTCCCGAAGCTCCACCCCGTGGAGGATCCGGGGCTGGCGGTGCTGCAGAGCGAGGACGTCGGATACCGGGGCCAGATCGTTGCGGCGGTGGCCGCCCGGACACTCGAGGCGGCGCGCGAGGCCGCCGCGGCCGTGCGGGTGGTGTACGACGAGGTAGCGCACCACGTCCTGCTGCGCCCCGACGACCCGGCGATCTACGCCCCGGACACAGTCAACGGCGGCTTCGCCGGGACCACCGAAAGAGGCGACGTCGACGCGGCGCTGGCCACGGCGGCCGCTGCTGTCGACGTCACGTACACCACGCCGCCCGAGCACGCGAGCCCGATCGAGCCGCACTCCACCATCGCGGTGTGGGAGGGCGACACGCTCACCATGTACGAGGCCACCCAGGGGCCCTGGGTCGCCGCGACGACACTGGCCGGTCTGTTCGGGATCTCGGTCGACAACGTGCACGTCGTGGCCGACCACGTGGGCGGTGGGTTCGGCTCCAAGGCCGTGCTGCGGCCGCCGAGCGTGTTGGCAGCCTTGGCCGCCCGAGCTGTCGGCAGGCCCATCAAGTTGGCCATGACGCGGCAGCAGATGTTCCCGCTCGTCAGTTACCGCACCCCCACGATCCAACGGATTCGGCTCGGCGCCGACCCCGACGGTCGGTTGGTGGCCGTGGAGCACGACTCGTTGCAGCAGAGCTCGCGGATTCGGGAGTACTGCGAGCAGACCGTCACCGCCACGCGCGTCATGTACGCAACGTCGAACCTGCGCACGGTCCACCGGTTGGCGCGGCTGGACATGCCCACCCCCAGCTGGATGCGGGCGCCCGGCGAGGCCCCCGGCATGTTCGCGCTGGAGTCCGCGATGGACGAGCTGGCCAACGTCCTCGGCATGGACCCGGTCGAGCTGCGGATCATCAACGACGCGGAGGTCGAACCCGAATCCCGCCTGGCCTTCAGCAGCCGTCACCTCGTGGCATGCCTTCGGGAGGGTGCGCGCCGCTTCGGCTGGGAAGGCCGCGATCCGACCCCCGGTGTCCGGCGCGACGGGCCGTGGTTGATCGGCACGGGCGTCGCCTCCAGCCACCATCCGGTGCACATCCGGCCCAGCACGGCGAGCGCCCGCGCGAACCCCGACGGGACGTTCCTGGTTCGGCTCGCCGCGGTCGACATCGGGACGGGATCGCGCACAGCGCTGACCCAGGTCGCGGCGGACGCACTTCTGACCACTCCCGAGCGCGTCACCGTGGAACTCGGTCGCAGCGTCCTGCCCTCGGCCCCGTTGGCCGGTGGTTCGATGGGCACAGCGTCGTGGGGCTGGGCAGTGACCAAGGCATGCGAGACGCTGCTCGGTGAACTGGACCAGCGCTCCGGCGCGATCCCGTCCGCGGGCGTCGAGGTCGCGGCCGACACGACCGAGGACGTCGCGCAGCAGAAGCCGCTCGCCCGCCATACGTTCGGCGCACAGTTCTGCCAGGTGCGGGTGGGCATCGAGACCGGCCAGGTGCTCGTGGACCGGCTGCTGGGCGTCTTCGCCGCCGGGCAGATCGTCAACGCCCGTACCGCGCGTTCCCAGTTCCTCGGATCCATGGTCATGGGCATCTCCATGGCGCTGCACGAGGGGCTGGAGGTCGACCCGCGGTACGGGGACTTCGCGAACCGCGACCTCGCGGGCTACCACATCGCGGCGAATGCCGATATCCGGAACCTGGAGGCGTACTGGATCGAGGAGCACGACGAACAGAACCCGATGGGTGTGAAGGGCATCGGTGAGCTCGGCATCGTGGGGACGGCGGCAGCAGTGGCGAATGCGGTGCACCACGCGACCGGCATACGGGTACGCACCCTGCCGATCACGCTCGAGCGCGTGCGTCGATTGCCGCATGACCGCTCGGCATCGACCGCTCCACCCGGTATCACAATACGTGCTTAG
- a CDS encoding xanthine dehydrogenase family protein subunit M: MRPFTYVRASDPAQAAALAVAEPDTTYLAGGTNLIDLMKLGVARPARLVDITELPFDRIQHRPDGGALVGATVRNADLAGDIGIRQRFPMLSEAVLAGASGQLRSAATTGGNLLQRTRCVYFQDITKPCNKRTPGAGCSAIEGHHRDLAVLGTSDSCVATHPSDMVVGLAALDAVVHVRRAGGAQAAIPLGAFYRLPGDTPDRETVLEGGDLITAVELPPPPPGAVMRYRKIRDRASYAFAVVSVAAVVAADADKRLRDVRIALGGVAPVPWRARRIERALVGQRPDEETLRAAGEDEFSSATPLPHNAFKIGLAVDVVSTTVLDLLEAV; the protein is encoded by the coding sequence ATGAGGCCCTTCACGTACGTGCGGGCAAGCGACCCGGCGCAGGCGGCCGCGCTCGCAGTCGCCGAGCCCGACACGACCTACCTCGCCGGCGGGACCAACCTCATCGACCTCATGAAGCTCGGCGTGGCGCGGCCGGCACGCCTCGTGGACATCACCGAGCTGCCGTTCGATCGGATCCAGCACCGCCCGGATGGCGGCGCGCTGGTCGGCGCGACCGTCCGCAACGCCGACCTGGCGGGCGACATCGGGATCCGGCAACGGTTCCCGATGCTGTCGGAGGCCGTACTCGCCGGGGCGTCCGGGCAGCTGCGCTCCGCCGCGACGACCGGTGGGAACCTGCTGCAGCGCACCCGATGTGTGTACTTCCAGGACATCACCAAGCCCTGCAACAAGCGGACGCCCGGAGCCGGCTGCTCGGCGATCGAGGGACACCACCGCGACCTCGCGGTCCTCGGCACCTCCGACTCCTGCGTGGCCACGCACCCCTCCGACATGGTGGTCGGGCTGGCCGCGCTGGACGCCGTCGTGCACGTACGGCGGGCGGGCGGGGCCCAGGCCGCGATCCCGCTCGGGGCGTTCTACCGGCTGCCCGGCGACACGCCCGACCGCGAGACCGTACTCGAAGGCGGCGACCTGATCACTGCCGTCGAGCTGCCGCCACCGCCTCCAGGTGCGGTGATGCGGTATCGGAAGATCCGCGACCGCGCCTCGTACGCCTTCGCCGTCGTGTCGGTCGCCGCGGTCGTCGCCGCAGACGCCGACAAGAGACTGCGCGACGTTCGCATCGCGCTGGGCGGCGTCGCGCCGGTGCCCTGGCGGGCACGCCGGATCGAACGGGCGCTGGTCGGGCAGCGGCCCGACGAGGAGACGCTGCGCGCGGCGGGCGAGGACGAGTTCTCGTCGGCGACGCCTCTCCCCCACAACGCCTTCAAGATCGGGCTCGCGGTCGACGTCGTCAGCACCACCGTGCTCGACCTCCTGGAAGCCGTCTAG
- a CDS encoding 2Fe-2S iron-sulfur cluster-binding protein, with translation MTTTSDGTDSRVLLRINGGEWDVVLDNRVTLLDALREQLGITGTKKGCDHGQCGACTVLLDGRRIYSCLTLAVAVQNRDVVTIEGVAASDGTLHPLQQAFLDHDGFQCGYCTPGQICSAIGALAEADKGWPSHVTGDVEAGVSSAAELDAGEVRERLSGNLCRCGAYVGIVDAVLDAARRSG, from the coding sequence GTGACGACAACGAGCGACGGCACCGATAGCCGCGTGCTACTCCGCATCAACGGCGGGGAATGGGACGTCGTCCTCGACAACAGGGTGACCTTGCTCGATGCGCTGCGCGAGCAGCTCGGCATCACGGGTACCAAGAAGGGCTGCGACCACGGTCAATGTGGGGCGTGCACGGTGCTGCTGGATGGCAGGCGCATCTACAGCTGCCTGACGCTGGCAGTGGCCGTGCAGAACCGCGACGTCGTGACGATCGAGGGTGTCGCCGCGTCCGACGGCACGCTGCATCCGCTGCAGCAGGCATTCCTGGACCACGACGGGTTCCAGTGTGGCTACTGCACGCCGGGGCAAATCTGCTCCGCGATCGGTGCGCTCGCCGAAGCCGACAAGGGCTGGCCGAGCCATGTGACCGGCGATGTCGAAGCAGGTGTCTCATCGGCGGCCGAACTCGACGCCGGCGAGGTCCGCGAGCGCCTGAGCGGCAACCTCTGCCGGTGCGGCGCCTATGTCGGCATCGTCGACGCCGTGTTGGACGCCGCACGGAGGTCCGGATGA
- a CDS encoding cation:proton antiporter, producing MDIAAVALVAATIFAWGTVSARLERADLTAPIVFVAVGAILAALGLFHTPSAPETLKPLVEVTLVWVLFSDAARVRVPDLGKDLGRFARLLGIGLPLTVVFGWVLALWLVPGQGVWLALLVAAALAPTDAALGVPVVTNPAVPSRVRRLITVESGLNDGIATPLVVVAIAGAASAEGLAEAPGMGKALVELAVGVIVGVAVGFVGGGLLRWARHRGWSAEEFAGIAVLALAVCSYAGALVVGGNGFVAAFCGGLAFGAAAGRRGPVEVLFLEQASGLVSLLVWIAFGVIAVPIVLEGVDLTTALYAVLSLTVVRMLPVALALIGAGLDRRTVLFVGWFGPRGLASLVFALLAVEELGPQADPAVVAIAVTVFLSVLAHGASAAPMAARYGKAVDTREPEPGDPVPDIPVRGLPRRLGPPGVRESGSPER from the coding sequence TTGGACATAGCAGCGGTGGCGCTGGTCGCCGCGACGATCTTCGCGTGGGGGACCGTCTCGGCGCGGCTCGAGCGGGCCGACCTGACGGCCCCCATCGTTTTCGTGGCGGTCGGCGCGATCCTCGCGGCGCTCGGCCTGTTCCACACGCCATCGGCGCCCGAAACTCTCAAACCACTGGTGGAGGTCACCCTCGTCTGGGTGCTCTTCTCCGACGCAGCGCGAGTCCGAGTTCCCGACCTCGGTAAGGATCTCGGACGATTCGCGCGGTTACTCGGGATCGGCCTGCCGCTGACGGTTGTCTTCGGGTGGGTGCTGGCGCTCTGGCTCGTCCCCGGGCAGGGCGTGTGGCTCGCCCTGCTCGTTGCGGCAGCTCTGGCGCCCACTGACGCGGCACTGGGTGTTCCGGTCGTGACGAACCCGGCGGTGCCGTCCCGGGTGCGTCGGCTCATCACGGTGGAGAGTGGCCTCAACGATGGGATCGCCACTCCCCTTGTCGTGGTCGCGATCGCGGGGGCAGCCTCCGCCGAGGGACTCGCCGAGGCGCCGGGCATGGGAAAGGCGCTGGTCGAGCTGGCTGTCGGGGTGATCGTGGGCGTAGCTGTGGGGTTTGTCGGCGGCGGATTACTGCGGTGGGCGCGCCACAGGGGATGGTCCGCTGAGGAATTCGCCGGTATCGCGGTTCTCGCGCTCGCCGTCTGCTCCTATGCCGGCGCGCTGGTCGTGGGCGGGAATGGATTCGTCGCCGCGTTCTGCGGAGGGTTGGCCTTCGGCGCTGCGGCGGGCCGGCGTGGCCCCGTGGAGGTCTTGTTCCTCGAGCAGGCGAGCGGCCTGGTCTCCCTCCTGGTGTGGATCGCGTTCGGCGTGATCGCGGTACCCATCGTGCTCGAAGGTGTGGACTTGACCACTGCGTTGTACGCCGTCCTCAGCCTCACCGTCGTGCGGATGCTTCCCGTTGCGCTCGCCCTCATCGGCGCAGGCCTCGACCGAAGAACAGTGCTGTTCGTCGGCTGGTTCGGTCCCCGAGGCCTGGCGTCCCTGGTGTTTGCATTGCTCGCCGTGGAAGAACTCGGGCCACAGGCGGATCCGGCCGTCGTCGCCATTGCGGTGACCGTGTTTCTGAGCGTGCTCGCGCACGGTGCCAGCGCTGCGCCCATGGCCGCGCGGTACGGCAAGGCGGTCGACACCCGCGAACCCGAGCCAGGCGACCCGGTCCCCGACATACCTGTCCGCGGGCTGCCCCGCCGTCTCGGCCCACCGGGGGTCCGTGAGTCCGGCTCACCGGAACGCTAG
- a CDS encoding MFS transporter → MSSEAPAGPATGRAGSVLLTLAAGQFLMTLDSSVMNVAIATVAKDVGTTVTGIQAAITLYTLVMAMLMVTGGKVGSLIGRRRAFTIGCIVYGAGSLMTAVAPNLPVLIIGWSVLEGIGAALILPAIVALVAGNFPPEGRPRAYGLVMGAGAIAVAVGPLIGGVAATYFSWRWVFVGEVLVVAVILVLARRIQDAPLEGRTRFDVTGSVLAAVGLGLAVFGVLRSAEWGWVVPKSGASSLLGVSLTVWFVISGLLVVWAFLERESRLEEASRDPLVKPSMFSNRQMMGGLLMFFLLYLVQAGLFFTIPLFLSVSLGLTAIETGLRILPLSITLLAAAVGIPKFFPNASPRRVVRLGLLAMLAGVVVLLVAIDPAADARIVTVPLLLAGLGIGALASQLGAVTVSAVPDELSPEVGGLQNTATNLGAALGTALAGSILITSLTAAFLLGVQENPAIPEQVKTQASVQLAGGVPFLSDSDLQAALDQAAVPAPVADAAIEVNRDARVEGLQSALTVLALFAAVGLFAARRIPDHPQRSAPAAQRAVRES, encoded by the coding sequence ATGAGCAGTGAGGCACCGGCAGGCCCTGCTACGGGCAGGGCGGGCTCTGTGCTGCTCACCCTCGCCGCAGGCCAGTTCCTGATGACCCTCGACAGCTCGGTCATGAACGTCGCCATCGCCACGGTGGCGAAGGACGTCGGCACGACGGTGACCGGCATCCAGGCGGCCATCACGCTGTACACCCTGGTCATGGCGATGCTGATGGTGACGGGCGGCAAGGTCGGCTCGTTGATCGGGCGTCGGCGCGCGTTCACGATCGGCTGCATCGTCTACGGCGCCGGCTCGCTGATGACCGCGGTGGCGCCGAACCTGCCGGTCCTCATCATCGGATGGTCCGTGCTGGAAGGCATCGGGGCGGCGCTGATCCTGCCCGCGATCGTCGCGCTGGTCGCCGGCAACTTCCCGCCCGAGGGCCGCCCGCGCGCGTACGGGCTGGTGATGGGCGCGGGCGCGATCGCGGTCGCGGTCGGCCCGCTGATCGGCGGGGTCGCGGCGACGTACTTCTCCTGGCGGTGGGTGTTCGTCGGGGAGGTGCTCGTCGTGGCCGTGATCCTGGTGCTGGCCCGCCGGATCCAGGACGCCCCCCTCGAGGGTCGCACCCGGTTCGACGTGACCGGATCCGTGCTCGCCGCAGTGGGGCTCGGGCTGGCGGTCTTCGGCGTGCTGCGATCCGCGGAGTGGGGCTGGGTCGTCCCGAAATCAGGCGCATCGTCGCTGCTGGGTGTCTCGCTCACGGTGTGGTTCGTGATCAGCGGACTGCTCGTGGTGTGGGCCTTCCTCGAGCGGGAGTCGCGCCTGGAGGAGGCGAGCCGGGATCCCCTGGTCAAGCCGTCGATGTTCAGCAACCGCCAGATGATGGGCGGCCTCCTGATGTTCTTCCTGCTCTACCTGGTGCAGGCGGGGCTGTTCTTCACGATCCCGCTGTTCCTGTCGGTGTCACTGGGCCTGACCGCCATCGAGACCGGGCTCCGGATCCTGCCGCTGTCCATCACGCTGCTCGCCGCTGCGGTCGGGATCCCCAAGTTCTTCCCGAATGCGTCCCCGCGCCGGGTGGTCCGGCTGGGCCTGCTGGCGATGCTCGCCGGCGTGGTCGTCCTGCTCGTGGCCATCGACCCGGCCGCAGACGCCCGGATCGTGACCGTGCCGCTGCTGCTCGCCGGGCTGGGGATCGGCGCGCTCGCGTCGCAGCTCGGAGCCGTGACGGTGAGCGCGGTGCCCGACGAGCTGAGCCCTGAGGTCGGCGGGCTGCAGAACACGGCGACGAACCTCGGCGCCGCTCTCGGGACCGCGCTCGCCGGCTCCATCCTGATCACGTCCCTGACCGCGGCCTTCCTGCTAGGGGTCCAGGAGAACCCGGCGATTCCCGAGCAGGTCAAGACGCAGGCGAGCGTCCAGCTCGCCGGTGGCGTCCCCTTCCTGTCCGACTCCGACCTCCAGGCGGCTCTGGACCAGGCCGCCGTGCCCGCGCCGGTCGCCGATGCCGCCATCGAGGTGAACCGCGACGCGCGGGTGGAGGGCCTGCAGTCGGCGCTCACCGTGCTGGCGCTCTTCGCGGCGGTCGGGCTCTTCGCCGCACGCCGGATCCCGGACCACCCACAACGCTCGGCACCCGCGGCCCAGCGGGCAGTGCGCGAATCCTGA
- a CDS encoding diacylglycerol kinase family protein, producing the protein MTVPAASVSGRQRAAAAVALLTAALTVVLAAAVTISDFPEGLGVLGCVAIALGAAWFGVVRGGRQRGAGIAVAVLALMGAAALLIRNGSWLPLMLLMLGIAIWHTAARAAFQAHVHLPAADRPRRPVLFVNPWSGGGKAAEVGLADEAAARGIKTVELHRGDDLEQLVRDAVAAGADGLAAAGGDGTQAIVATAAAEHGLPYACIPAGTRNHFALDLGVDRDDVVGALDAFVDGGEHIVDLGEVNGRVFVNNVSMGLYAEAVQSEGYRDAKIRTLLDTAPTVLGPAGSELDLRWNSPDGVAHASAATILVSNNPYRLGRAVGSGTRPRIDTGQLGVAVVPARGQDGTAGHGPSSLLRQWSTQAFRIDSAQPVPLGIDGEAVVLDPPIRFRTRPRALRVRIAPQHPGASPSAMQPDRAGDGFRALAAIAAGRVPTTDVLHREDHRTNEEL; encoded by the coding sequence ATGACCGTTCCCGCGGCTTCCGTATCCGGCAGGCAACGCGCAGCCGCCGCGGTTGCGCTGCTCACCGCTGCGCTGACGGTTGTGCTCGCCGCCGCGGTAACGATCAGCGACTTCCCGGAGGGCCTCGGGGTACTCGGTTGCGTCGCGATCGCGCTGGGGGCGGCCTGGTTCGGGGTGGTGCGAGGCGGTCGGCAACGCGGCGCGGGGATCGCCGTGGCGGTGCTGGCCCTCATGGGCGCCGCGGCGCTGCTGATCCGCAACGGTAGCTGGCTCCCCTTGATGCTGCTCATGCTCGGTATCGCGATCTGGCACACCGCCGCCCGTGCGGCGTTCCAAGCGCACGTTCACCTTCCTGCCGCCGATCGGCCGCGGCGACCGGTGCTGTTCGTCAACCCGTGGTCCGGCGGCGGGAAGGCAGCCGAGGTCGGGCTGGCCGACGAAGCCGCCGCCCGGGGGATCAAGACCGTGGAGCTGCACCGCGGCGACGATCTCGAGCAACTCGTCCGCGACGCCGTCGCCGCGGGTGCCGACGGGCTCGCGGCGGCCGGCGGGGACGGCACACAGGCCATCGTCGCCACAGCTGCCGCCGAACACGGCCTGCCCTACGCCTGCATTCCCGCGGGCACCCGCAACCATTTCGCGCTCGACCTGGGGGTGGATCGCGACGACGTCGTCGGGGCCCTCGACGCCTTCGTCGACGGCGGCGAACACATCGTCGACCTCGGGGAGGTCAACGGACGGGTGTTCGTCAACAACGTCTCGATGGGCCTCTACGCCGAGGCAGTGCAGAGCGAGGGCTACCGCGACGCGAAGATCCGCACGTTGCTCGACACCGCGCCAACGGTCCTGGGTCCCGCCGGCTCCGAACTCGACCTGCGCTGGAACTCTCCTGATGGTGTGGCCCACGCGTCGGCGGCCACGATCCTGGTGTCCAACAACCCCTACCGGCTCGGCCGCGCCGTCGGCTCCGGGACCCGCCCGCGGATCGACACCGGGCAGCTCGGCGTCGCCGTGGTACCCGCCCGAGGCCAGGACGGGACGGCAGGGCACGGGCCGTCCTCACTGCTGCGGCAGTGGTCGACGCAGGCGTTCCGCATCGACTCGGCACAACCGGTCCCGCTCGGAATCGACGGCGAGGCCGTCGTGCTCGACCCACCGATCCGCTTCCGAACCCGACCCCGCGCGCTGCGCGTCCGCATCGCCCCGCAGCACCCCGGGGCGTCGCCATCGGCAATGCAGCCCGACCGGGCCGGTGACGGCTTTCGTGCACTGGCAGCCATCGCCGCGGGCCGGGTTCCGACGACCGACGTGCTGCACCGCGAGGACCACCGCACGAACGAGGAGCTGTGA
- the zwf gene encoding glucose-6-phosphate dehydrogenase, whose translation MGADGVDALVIFGATGDLAKLETFPALVGLVDRGVLDVPIIGVARSGWNLDRFRDYAARSVRDNGMDVESPAARTMLGLLRYVDGDLGDDATYAEMSREMGDARRALFYLEVPPFLFSRIAEGISKVGRAEGARVMVEKPFGSDLGSAVALNETMHRYFAEDAIYRVDHWLGLDPLNDVLVARFANSMIEPLLNRDHVESIQITMAEAFDVADRGHFYDATGAIRDVVQNHMLQVLATVVADPPDGSGPDSWLDAKARVVSALRPLTPADTVRGQYDGYRDVDGVDPLSTVESYVAVRLALDSWRWAGVPLLIRAGKTMPVTATEISVKFRRVPFDVFAMFGVTGRNLTNALRFRIWPSTRIALALAGKKPGPSAEPQLNDLVFSEHGGADMRPYDRLIGAALDGKRVLFARQDTVEAAWRVVDPVLGDAVPVHTYQRGTWGPKEADSLLPNGDTWHDPA comes from the coding sequence ATGGGAGCAGACGGAGTGGATGCTCTGGTCATCTTCGGGGCAACGGGTGACCTGGCGAAGCTGGAGACCTTCCCCGCCCTGGTGGGACTGGTGGACCGGGGGGTGCTCGACGTTCCCATCATCGGGGTCGCCAGGAGCGGCTGGAACCTCGACCGCTTCCGTGACTACGCCGCGCGGTCCGTCCGTGACAACGGCATGGACGTCGAGTCGCCGGCGGCACGGACGATGCTCGGGCTGCTCCGTTACGTGGACGGGGATCTGGGCGACGACGCCACCTACGCGGAGATGTCCCGCGAGATGGGTGACGCCCGGCGAGCCCTGTTCTACCTGGAGGTGCCCCCGTTCCTGTTCAGCCGCATCGCCGAAGGCATCTCGAAGGTGGGGCGGGCCGAGGGCGCCCGGGTAATGGTGGAGAAACCCTTCGGAAGCGACCTGGGAAGTGCCGTGGCTCTCAACGAGACGATGCACCGGTACTTCGCGGAGGACGCCATCTACCGGGTCGACCACTGGTTGGGACTGGATCCGCTCAACGACGTCCTCGTCGCCCGGTTCGCCAACTCGATGATCGAGCCGCTGCTCAACCGCGATCACGTCGAGAGCATCCAGATCACGATGGCCGAGGCCTTCGACGTCGCCGACCGGGGGCACTTCTACGACGCCACCGGCGCCATCCGCGACGTGGTGCAGAACCACATGCTGCAGGTGCTGGCCACCGTGGTCGCCGATCCGCCGGACGGCTCCGGGCCGGACTCGTGGCTGGACGCGAAGGCACGCGTGGTGTCCGCGCTCCGCCCGCTGACCCCCGCGGACACCGTCCGCGGCCAGTACGACGGCTACCGCGATGTGGACGGTGTCGACCCGCTGTCGACCGTGGAGTCCTACGTCGCGGTCCGACTCGCACTCGACTCGTGGCGGTGGGCAGGGGTGCCCCTTCTCATCCGCGCCGGCAAGACCATGCCCGTGACAGCGACCGAGATCAGCGTCAAGTTCCGCCGCGTGCCCTTCGACGTGTTCGCCATGTTCGGGGTGACCGGCCGCAACCTCACCAACGCGCTGCGGTTCCGCATCTGGCCGAGTACCCGGATCGCCCTCGCCCTGGCCGGGAAGAAGCCCGGCCCGAGCGCCGAGCCGCAACTGAACGACCTCGTCTTCTCCGAGCACGGCGGGGCGGACATGCGCCCGTACGACCGGCTGATCGGCGCCGCCCTCGACGGGAAAAGGGTTCTCTTCGCCCGGCAGGACACCGTGGAGGCGGCGTGGCGCGTGGTCGACCCGGTCCTCGGCGACGCTGTTCCCGTGCACACCTACCAGCGGGGCACCTGGGGACCGAAGGAGGCCGACAGCCTGCTCCCGAACGGTGACACCTGGCACGACCCAGCCTGA